The following proteins are encoded in a genomic region of Labilithrix sp.:
- a CDS encoding SWIM zinc finger family protein — MALASGARMHASPSLSLSVSPLAVSVAGRVGHAFAPPAMLKGFECHTRGVELLDTSRDHVRARVRGPRPQEVDLTVDRGRLLIKCTCPSESMTPDPCRHAWAALLEIDRQGLLDDLREKRGPARVDTTRDEPAPARPAKKKAAAKKKRSKAR; from the coding sequence ATGGCGCTGGCTTCAGGCGCGCGCATGCACGCGTCACCTTCCCTCTCGCTCTCCGTCTCTCCCCTCGCCGTCTCCGTCGCCGGCCGCGTCGGCCACGCGTTCGCGCCGCCGGCCATGCTCAAGGGCTTCGAGTGCCACACGCGCGGCGTGGAGCTGCTCGACACGAGCCGCGATCACGTCCGCGCCCGCGTGCGCGGCCCGCGCCCGCAGGAGGTCGACCTCACCGTCGACCGCGGCCGCCTCCTCATCAAGTGCACGTGCCCGTCGGAGTCGATGACCCCCGACCCGTGCCGCCACGCGTGGGCCGCGCTCCTCGAGATCGACCGCCAGGGCCTGCTCGACGATCTCCGCGAAAAACGCGGCCCCGCGCGCGTCGACACCACGCGCGACGAGCCCGCGCCGGCGAGGCCCGCGAAGAAGAAGGCCGCGGCGAAGAAGAAGCGGAGCAAGGCGCGATGA